A portion of the Achromobacter sp. MFA1 R4 genome contains these proteins:
- a CDS encoding ribonuclease catalytic domain-containing protein has translation MYVFYEDDGSFKAGHILSETDASLQVESESGKRSKIKRANTLFTFTAPDPAALMSQAAATAETLDLQFLWECAPQEEFDSPALAADYFGHAPTPVEQAALLMRLHGAPAYFHRRGKGRYRPAPPDILAAALAALEKKQRQAEQQQEWVDEMAAGRLPEAIAQVAESLLVRPDKNSQQWKALDAACAKLGKTPDRLLLDLGAWPHALALHKRRFLAVNFPRGLAFPDLELPPVAQELPLSDAEIYSVDDVTTTEIDDALSVSSLPDGRVRVGIHVAAPGLSVTRDSEFDKLARARLSTVYMPGDKIPMQPDSVIQAFSLDAGRAVPALSLYVVANPETGEILESETRLERIVVRENLRHNMLDSQVTEASLADPSADLPYGHWLRPLWKLAQALSAQRENVRGKPENNSRVEYSFYLDGNPDDPDTPVRLVPRQRNAPLDRMVAEYMILANNLWGGLLNQHGVPGIYRSQQAGRVRMSTQALPHEAIGVPQYAWSTSPLRRYVDLVNQWQLIAAVEHGVSARLIAPFKPRDADLFAIIGAFDAQYAAWAEFQSAMERYWCLRWLKQNGVTRTVAHVLREDLVRFANAPLVTRVGGMPELERGTAVEIDILGADELTLELDCRYVGQVKDETAADAPAPDA, from the coding sequence ATGTATGTGTTTTACGAAGACGACGGCAGCTTCAAGGCCGGCCATATCCTGTCCGAGACCGACGCCAGCCTTCAGGTGGAGTCGGAGTCGGGCAAGCGCAGCAAGATCAAGCGCGCCAACACCCTGTTCACCTTTACCGCGCCCGACCCGGCGGCGCTGATGAGCCAGGCGGCGGCCACCGCCGAGACGCTGGACCTGCAGTTCCTGTGGGAATGCGCGCCGCAAGAGGAATTCGATTCCCCCGCCCTGGCTGCCGACTATTTCGGCCACGCCCCCACGCCCGTCGAACAGGCCGCCCTGCTGATGCGGCTGCACGGCGCGCCGGCGTACTTCCATCGCCGCGGCAAGGGCCGCTATCGCCCGGCTCCGCCCGACATCCTGGCCGCCGCCCTGGCCGCCCTGGAAAAGAAGCAGCGCCAGGCCGAACAGCAACAGGAATGGGTCGACGAAATGGCCGCGGGCCGGCTGCCCGAGGCGATCGCCCAGGTGGCCGAGTCGCTGCTGGTGCGCCCGGACAAGAATTCGCAGCAATGGAAGGCGCTGGATGCCGCCTGCGCCAAGCTTGGCAAGACCCCGGACCGACTGCTGCTGGACCTGGGCGCCTGGCCGCATGCGCTGGCCCTGCACAAGCGCCGCTTCCTGGCGGTCAACTTCCCGCGCGGACTGGCCTTCCCCGACCTGGAACTGCCGCCCGTCGCCCAGGAATTGCCGTTGTCGGACGCGGAAATCTACTCGGTGGACGACGTCACGACCACGGAAATCGACGACGCGCTGTCCGTGTCCAGCCTGCCCGACGGCCGCGTGCGCGTCGGCATCCACGTGGCCGCTCCCGGCCTGTCCGTCACCCGCGACAGCGAGTTCGACAAGCTGGCCCGCGCCCGCCTGTCCACCGTCTACATGCCCGGGGACAAGATCCCGATGCAGCCGGACAGCGTCATCCAGGCGTTCTCCCTGGACGCCGGGCGCGCCGTGCCCGCGCTCTCGCTGTATGTCGTCGCCAACCCCGAGACCGGCGAGATCCTCGAATCGGAAACGCGCCTGGAACGCATCGTCGTGCGCGAAAACCTGCGCCACAACATGCTGGACAGCCAGGTCACGGAAGCCAGCCTCGCCGACCCGTCGGCCGACCTGCCTTACGGCCACTGGCTGCGTCCGCTGTGGAAGCTGGCGCAGGCCCTGTCCGCCCAGCGCGAAAACGTGCGCGGCAAGCCGGAAAACAATTCGCGGGTGGAATACAGCTTCTACCTGGACGGCAACCCCGACGACCCCGACACTCCGGTGCGCCTCGTCCCGCGCCAGCGCAACGCGCCGCTGGACCGCATGGTGGCCGAATACATGATCCTGGCCAATAACCTCTGGGGCGGCCTGCTGAACCAGCACGGCGTGCCGGGCATCTACCGCTCGCAACAGGCGGGCCGCGTGCGCATGAGCACGCAGGCGCTGCCGCACGAGGCCATCGGCGTGCCCCAGTACGCCTGGAGCACGTCCCCGCTGCGCCGCTATGTCGACCTGGTCAACCAATGGCAGTTGATCGCCGCCGTGGAACATGGCGTATCGGCACGGCTGATCGCCCCCTTCAAGCCGCGCGACGCCGACCTGTTCGCGATCATCGGCGCGTTCGACGCGCAGTACGCGGCCTGGGCCGAGTTCCAGAGCGCGATGGAACGCTACTGGTGCCTGCGGTGGCTCAAGCAGAACGGCGTGACCCGCACGGTTGCCCATGTCCTGCGCGAAGACCTGGTGCGCTTTGCGAACGCCCCGCTGGTCACCCGCGTCGGCGGCATGCCCGAACTGGAGCGCGGGACCGCGGTGGAGATCGACATCCTCGGGGCGGACGAGTTGACGCTGGAGCTGGATTGCCGGTACGTGGGCCAGGTGAAGGACGAGACGGCGGCGGATGCCCCGGCACCCGACGCCTAG
- a CDS encoding TlpA disulfide reductase family protein: MNRRLLLSAAVAVAATVAGGLTLLGRKDKSPAAGADAGDPVAALMQMQLPDLDGASHSLAGWKGQPMVVNFWATWCAPCVKEMPELDALQKKYPHVRFVGIGVDSAANMQKFVQKVRVSYPLWVIGPGAIDTLRKLGNPSGGLPFTIVFNADGGINRKILGEIQPDDLDSTLAALKA, from the coding sequence ATGAATCGACGCCTACTTCTCTCCGCCGCCGTCGCGGTCGCCGCCACGGTCGCGGGCGGCCTGACCCTGCTGGGACGCAAGGACAAAAGCCCCGCCGCCGGGGCCGATGCCGGCGATCCGGTTGCCGCGCTGATGCAGATGCAACTGCCGGACCTGGACGGCGCCTCGCATTCCCTGGCCGGTTGGAAAGGCCAGCCGATGGTGGTCAATTTCTGGGCAACCTGGTGCGCGCCCTGCGTCAAGGAAATGCCGGAACTGGATGCCCTGCAGAAAAAATACCCGCATGTCCGCTTTGTCGGTATCGGCGTGGATTCTGCCGCCAACATGCAAAAATTTGTCCAGAAAGTCCGGGTTTCCTACCCGCTGTGGGTGATTGGGCCGGGCGCCATCGACACCCTGCGCAAGCTGGGCAATCCCAGCGGTGGCCTGCCGTTTACTATTGTTTTCAACGCAGATGGCGGAATTAACCGGAAGATACTGGGTGAAATTCAGCCTGATGACCTGGATAGCACCCTTGCCGCCTTGAAGGCGTAA
- a CDS encoding YqiA/YcfP family alpha/beta fold hydrolase, translating to MILYLHGFRSSPESFKARMMADAMAARGLTHAWSCPQLSASPREAIALALGMARDRLASAASPRELTVIGSSLGGFYATWIAEQLGCKAVLLNPAVHAARDLATQVGEHHMYHSGAPFVFLPEYVDELAAIHAPRITQPDRYFLVAATGDEVLDWQEMRDRYAGCRQRIVQGSDHGLSDFATWMPEVLDFALAGEPARP from the coding sequence ATGATCCTTTATCTACACGGTTTCCGCTCTTCGCCCGAGTCCTTCAAGGCCCGCATGATGGCCGACGCCATGGCGGCGCGGGGACTGACGCACGCGTGGTCCTGCCCGCAGTTGTCCGCCAGCCCGCGTGAAGCCATCGCCCTTGCGCTGGGCATGGCGCGCGACCGCCTGGCCAGCGCCGCCTCGCCCCGCGAACTGACCGTGATCGGTTCGTCGCTGGGCGGTTTCTATGCCACCTGGATCGCCGAGCAGCTGGGCTGCAAGGCCGTGCTGCTGAACCCGGCGGTCCACGCCGCGCGAGACCTTGCCACCCAGGTCGGCGAGCACCACATGTATCATTCCGGCGCGCCGTTCGTTTTTTTGCCCGAGTACGTCGACGAACTGGCCGCCATCCATGCCCCGCGCATCACGCAACCCGACCGCTACTTCCTGGTCGCCGCCACCGGCGACGAAGTGCTGGATTGGCAGGAAATGCGCGATCGGTACGCCGGCTGTCGCCAGCGTATCGTGCAGGGCAGCGACCACGGGCTTTCCGATTTCGCGACATGGATGCCCGAAGTGCTGGATTTCGCCCTGGCCGGCGAGCCGGCACGCCCTTGA
- the mpl gene encoding UDP-N-acetylmuramate:L-alanyl-gamma-D-glutamyl-meso-diaminopimelate ligase, whose translation MHLHILGICGTFMGGLALIARAAGHKVTGCDAGVYPPMSTQLSEQGIDLIEGFGPEQLALKPDLYVIGNVVSRGNPLMEAILESGARYVSGPQWLGDNILPGAHVLAVAGTHGKTTTSSMLAWVLEAAGMAPNFLIGGVAQDLQVSARYDPARRPFVIEADEYDTAFFDKRSKFVHYRPRTAVLNNLEYDHADIFPDLAAIETQFHHLVRTIPGSGRIIRPAQSEALDRVIARGCWSDTVTFGADGLWQAGAPDADGAFEVVRAGRPAGTVRWTLTGEHNRMNALAALAAAEHIGVPAEQGIEALSRFGGVKRRMELRGTVNGVKVYDDFAHHPTAIATTLEGLRRQVGPARILAVLEPRSNTMKLGAMAARLPQALADADLVFCFGARSGKHALGWNPDEVLAPLGDRACSYDDMDALVDAVAGAARPGDQVLVMSNGGFGGIHGKLLDALRAKG comes from the coding sequence ATGCACCTGCACATTCTTGGCATCTGCGGCACGTTCATGGGCGGCCTGGCGCTGATCGCGCGGGCGGCCGGCCACAAAGTCACCGGCTGCGACGCGGGCGTATACCCGCCGATGAGCACGCAGCTGTCCGAACAGGGGATCGACCTGATCGAAGGCTTCGGCCCGGAGCAACTGGCGCTCAAGCCGGATCTTTACGTCATCGGCAACGTGGTGAGCCGCGGCAATCCGCTGATGGAAGCCATCCTGGAATCGGGCGCGCGCTACGTGTCGGGCCCTCAATGGCTGGGCGACAACATCCTGCCGGGCGCGCACGTCCTGGCCGTGGCGGGCACGCACGGCAAGACGACCACCAGCTCGATGCTGGCCTGGGTGCTGGAAGCCGCCGGCATGGCCCCCAACTTCCTGATTGGCGGCGTGGCGCAGGACCTGCAGGTGTCGGCGCGCTATGACCCGGCGCGCCGCCCCTTCGTGATCGAAGCGGACGAATACGACACGGCCTTCTTCGACAAGCGCTCGAAATTCGTGCATTACCGGCCCCGCACGGCCGTCCTGAACAACCTTGAATACGATCACGCCGACATCTTCCCCGATCTGGCCGCGATCGAAACGCAATTCCACCATCTGGTGCGCACCATCCCTGGTTCGGGACGCATCATCCGCCCGGCGCAGTCCGAGGCGCTCGACCGCGTCATTGCGCGCGGTTGCTGGTCCGATACCGTCACGTTCGGCGCCGATGGGCTATGGCAGGCGGGCGCGCCGGACGCCGACGGCGCCTTCGAGGTGGTCCGCGCGGGACGCCCCGCCGGCACGGTGCGCTGGACCCTCACCGGCGAACACAACCGCATGAACGCGCTGGCGGCCCTGGCCGCGGCCGAGCACATCGGCGTGCCTGCCGAACAGGGCATCGAGGCCCTCAGCCGCTTCGGCGGCGTCAAGCGCCGCATGGAACTGCGCGGGACGGTCAATGGCGTCAAGGTCTATGACGATTTCGCCCACCATCCCACGGCCATCGCCACCACGCTGGAGGGCCTGCGCCGCCAGGTGGGGCCGGCCCGCATCCTGGCCGTGCTGGAACCCCGTTCCAATACGATGAAGCTTGGCGCCATGGCCGCCCGGCTGCCGCAGGCCCTGGCCGACGCCGACCTGGTGTTCTGCTTTGGCGCCCGCTCGGGCAAGCACGCGCTGGGCTGGAACCCGGACGAAGTGCTGGCGCCCCTGGGCGACCGGGCTTGCAGTTACGATGACATGGACGCGCTGGTGGACGCCGTGGCCGGCGCCGCCCGTCCGGGCGATCAGGTGCTGGTCATGAGCAATGGCGGCTTCGGCGGCATCCATGGCAAGCTGCTGGATGCCCTGCGGGCGAAGGGCTGA